The Manihot esculenta cultivar AM560-2 chromosome 1, M.esculenta_v8, whole genome shotgun sequence genome has a window encoding:
- the LOC110610615 gene encoding flowering locus K homology domain isoform X3: MAEEDLQKLDGGEAPEDLQLKHEDVDVPEKLQPTQIQESAHDEGNRWPGWPGENVFRVLIPLHKVGSFIGRKGESIKKIIEETKARIKVLDGPPGFLERAVMVSAKEEPNVPISPAMDGLLRVHKQIFGSDDAASPATLGIKARLLVPGAQAASLIGKQGSTIKSIQATSGCIIRVLGAEHLPPFALEDDNIVEIQGEPAGVHKGVELVASHLRKFLVDRSIIGVLEKQMQMPSVQSNQNMPPQQPWGPPQGFLNSAGGVNGYGSNPQHLLSQHQFDNYHPHSDIPSFDKQPHQGPSLYGKDISISHSSNTQPQPVVGKVTHHMQIPLSYADAVIGVSGAKISYIRRASGAAIAVQETRDVPGEMTVEISGSASQMQTAQQLIQISRESVVS; this comes from the exons ATGGCGGAAGAAGATTTACAGAAACTTGATGGTGGGGAGGCACCAGAGGACTTGCAGTTGAAACACGAGGATGTTGATGTTCCTGAAAAATTACAGCCTACACAAATACAAGAATCTGCCCATGATGAGGGAAATAGGTGGCCTGGATGGCCTGGAGAGAATGTTTTCAGGGTGTTGATTCCTCTGCACAAGGTTGGCAGTTTCATTGGCCGAAAGGGAGAGtccattaagaaaataattgagGAGACAAAGGCCCGGATTAAAGTTCTGGATGGGCCTCCTGGGTTCTTGGAAAGAGCA GTCATGGTTTCCGCTAAAGAAGAGCCCAATGTTCCTATCTCTCCAGCTATGGATGGTTTGCTGAGGGTTCATAAGCAAATTTTTGGTTCAGATGATGCTGCTAGTCCTGCTACTTTAGGAATCAAAGCCAGACTACTAGTGCCTGGTGCTCAAGCAGCAAGTTTGATTGGGAAGCAAGGCTCCACTATAAAATCTATTCAAGCTACTTCTGGTTGTATTATTCGAGTGCTTGGAGCAG AACACCTCCCACCTTTTGCTCTGGAGGATGATAACATTGTTGAGATACAAGGTGAGCCAGCAGGTGTGCACAAAGGAGTTGAACTGGTTGCTAGTCATCTTCGAAAGTTCTTAGTTGACCGCAGTATTATTGGAGTGCTTGAAAAGCAA ATGCAAATGCCAAGTGTTCAATCAAACCAGAACATGCCCCCACAACAACCTTGGGGCCCTCCACAAGGTTTTCTGAACAGTGCTGGTGGTGTAAATGGTTATGGGTCCAATCCCCAACATTTGCTGTCTCAACATCAATTTGACAATTATCATCCACATTCTGATATTCCTTCTTTTGATAAGCAGCCCCATCAAGGTCCTTCCTTATATGGAAAAGATATCTCTATAAGCCATTCATCAAATACTCAGCCACAGCCGGTGGTTGGAAAG GTGACACACCACATGCAAATTCCTCTATCATATGCTGATGCTGTGATTGGGGTATCTGGTGCAAAAATAAGTTACATACGTCGTGCCAGTGGGGCTGCTATTGCAGTACAGGAAACAAGGGATGTGCCCGGTGAGATGACTGTTGAAATTAGTGGATCTGCTTCGCAAATGCAAACAGCTCAACAGTTAATACAG ATAAGTAGAGAATCCGTTGTTTCATGA
- the LOC110610615 gene encoding flowering locus K homology domain isoform X4, giving the protein MNLLHQLGHRSPYQPVETTSQVMVSAKEEPNVPISPAMDGLLRVHKQIFGSDDAASPATLGIKARLLVPGAQAASLIGKQGSTIKSIQATSGCIIRVLGAEHLPPFALEDDNIVEIQGEPAGVHKGVELVASHLRKFLVDRSIIGVLEKQMQMPSVQSNQNMPPQQPWGPPQGFLNSAGGVNGYGSNPQHLLSQHQFDNYHPHSDIPSFDKQPHQGPSLYGKDISISHSSNTQPQPVVGKVTHHMQIPLSYADAVIGVSGAKISYIRRASGAAIAVQETRDVPGEMTVEISGSASQMQTAQQLIQNCIAEAKSNLQNRIGESMGQGFNAYPAFSASGSVSQEYTPYAAEDPMYASELAPHVSHPPIEDYASVFGTNFGY; this is encoded by the exons ATGAATTTGTTGCACCAGTTAGGGCATCGTTCCCCTTACCAGCCTGTGGAAACCACCTCTCAA GTCATGGTTTCCGCTAAAGAAGAGCCCAATGTTCCTATCTCTCCAGCTATGGATGGTTTGCTGAGGGTTCATAAGCAAATTTTTGGTTCAGATGATGCTGCTAGTCCTGCTACTTTAGGAATCAAAGCCAGACTACTAGTGCCTGGTGCTCAAGCAGCAAGTTTGATTGGGAAGCAAGGCTCCACTATAAAATCTATTCAAGCTACTTCTGGTTGTATTATTCGAGTGCTTGGAGCAG AACACCTCCCACCTTTTGCTCTGGAGGATGATAACATTGTTGAGATACAAGGTGAGCCAGCAGGTGTGCACAAAGGAGTTGAACTGGTTGCTAGTCATCTTCGAAAGTTCTTAGTTGACCGCAGTATTATTGGAGTGCTTGAAAAGCAA ATGCAAATGCCAAGTGTTCAATCAAACCAGAACATGCCCCCACAACAACCTTGGGGCCCTCCACAAGGTTTTCTGAACAGTGCTGGTGGTGTAAATGGTTATGGGTCCAATCCCCAACATTTGCTGTCTCAACATCAATTTGACAATTATCATCCACATTCTGATATTCCTTCTTTTGATAAGCAGCCCCATCAAGGTCCTTCCTTATATGGAAAAGATATCTCTATAAGCCATTCATCAAATACTCAGCCACAGCCGGTGGTTGGAAAG GTGACACACCACATGCAAATTCCTCTATCATATGCTGATGCTGTGATTGGGGTATCTGGTGCAAAAATAAGTTACATACGTCGTGCCAGTGGGGCTGCTATTGCAGTACAGGAAACAAGGGATGTGCCCGGTGAGATGACTGTTGAAATTAGTGGATCTGCTTCGCAAATGCAAACAGCTCAACAGTTAATACAG AACTGCATAGCTGAAGCTAAAAGTAACTTGCAGAACCGAATAGGAGAATCAATGGGTCAGGGATTTAATGCTTATCCAGCTTTCTCAGCCAGTGGATCAGTCAGTCAAGAGTACACTCCTTATGCAGCAGAAGATCCTATGTACGCATCTGAACTTGCTCCACATGTAAGCCATCCACCAATTGAAGACTATGCTTCAGTGTTTGGCACTAATTTTGGTTATTGA
- the LOC110620368 gene encoding calmodulin calcium-dependent NAD kinase isoform X3: MGFADRRECPHLCKLAAEYICKSESCEEEIYAFFSDEIEADSLFVKLLEELERCILSYFAFHWSHADLLMHQVLTADAEPKKKFKNIIMAATREQRFERVTKNLKVARVFNTLVEEMKAMGLASNDDSQCTEVMAPVAHSDRSPVLLFMGGGMGAGKSTVLKDILKEPFWAGASGNAVIIEADAFKESDVIYRALSSRGHADMIQTAELVHQSSTDAASSLLVTALNEGRDVIMDGTLSWIPFVVQTITMARNVHRKRYRMGAGYKVNDDGTVTENYWELIEEEDQQDGTKKRKPYRIELVGVVCDAYLAVVRGIRRAIMCRRAVRVRSQLKSHKRFANAFLTYCQLVDTARLYSTNALEGAPKLIGWKERDKTLLVDPDEIDCLNRVGRLNEEADSIYQLYKPPNPNMARGSIWKDIVLSPSRLNIQKELKYCIQKVEGSKS, translated from the exons ATGGGATTTGCAGATAGGAGAGAATGTCCGCATCTCTGCAAGTTAGCTGCAGAATACATTTGCAAGAGTGAAAGCTGTGAGGAAGAAATTTATGCATTTTTTTCAGATGAAATTGAAGCAGATTCGCTCTTTGTAAAGCTTCTTGAGGAGCTTGAGAGATGCATTCTTAGTTATTTTGCATTCCACTGGAGCCATGCTGATCTTCTTATGCATCAG GTACTGACTGCTGATGCTGAACCCAAAAAGAAGTTTAAGAACATTATCATGGCAGCGACAAG GGAACAGAGATTCGAGAGGGTGACAAAAAACCTCAAGGTAGCTAGGGTGTTCAATACATTGGTAGAGGAAATGAAAGCAATGGGACTAGCTTCAAATGATGATTCGCAATGTACAGAGGTTATGGCTCCAGTGGCACACTCTGATAGAAGTCCAGTCCTCCTCTTCATGGGCGGTGGAATGGGTGCCGGGAAGAGCACTGTGCTTAAGGACATCCTCAAAGA ACCATTCTGGGCAGGAGCATCAGGAAATGCAGTGATTATTGAGGCAGATGCCTTCAAAGAATCAGATGTCATCTACAGAGCACTTAGCTCCAGAGGACATGCTGACATGATTCAAACTGCTGAATTG GTGCACCAATCATCAACAGATGCAGCATCTTCTCTCTTGGTGACAGCCCTGAATGAAGGGCGAGATGTGATCATGGATGGCACACTTTCTTGGATACCATTTGTTGTGCAGACAATAACAATGGCAAGAAATGTTCACCGCAAACGTTATCGCATGGGAGCTGGTTACAAAGTAAACGATGATGGAACTGTAACTGAGAACTACTGGGAGCTGATTGAAGAAGAAGACCAACAAGACGGAACCAAAAAGAGAAAACCATATAGAATAGAATTGGTCGGAGTTGTTTGTGATGCTTATTTAGCTGTCGTCAGAGGCATAAG GAGAGCCATAATGTGCAGAAGAGCTGTAAGGGTGAGGTCGCAATTGAAATCCCACAAGAGATTTGCAAATGCGTTTCTAACCTACTGCCAGCTCGTCGATACTGCCAGACTGTATTCCACCAACGCTTTAGAAGGCGCACCTAAG TTGATAGGATGGAAGGAAAGAGACAAGACTCTGCTGGTTGATCCAGATGAAATAGACTGtctgaatagggtgggtagatTGAACGAGGAAGCAGACTCCATATATCAGCTTTACAAGCCACCTAACCCAAACATGGCGCGTGGTTCAATTTGGAAAGACATAGTATTATCACCATCAAGGTTAAACATTCAAAAGGAGTTGAAGTATTGCATTCAAAAAGTTGAAGGATCAAAATCATAA
- the LOC110610615 gene encoding flowering locus K homology domain isoform X5 has protein sequence MRISVPRRFALYLVMVSAKEEPNVPISPAMDGLLRVHKQIFGSDDAASPATLGIKARLLVPGAQAASLIGKQGSTIKSIQATSGCIIRVLGAEHLPPFALEDDNIVEIQGEPAGVHKGVELVASHLRKFLVDRSIIGVLEKQMQMPSVQSNQNMPPQQPWGPPQGFLNSAGGVNGYGSNPQHLLSQHQFDNYHPHSDIPSFDKQPHQGPSLYGKDISISHSSNTQPQPVVGKVTHHMQIPLSYADAVIGVSGAKISYIRRASGAAIAVQETRDVPGEMTVEISGSASQMQTAQQLIQNCIAEAKSNLQNRIGESMGQGFNAYPAFSASGSVSQEYTPYAAEDPMYASELAPHVSHPPIEDYASVFGTNFGY, from the exons ATGCGGATTTCTGTACCAAGAAGATTTGCATTGTATCTG GTCATGGTTTCCGCTAAAGAAGAGCCCAATGTTCCTATCTCTCCAGCTATGGATGGTTTGCTGAGGGTTCATAAGCAAATTTTTGGTTCAGATGATGCTGCTAGTCCTGCTACTTTAGGAATCAAAGCCAGACTACTAGTGCCTGGTGCTCAAGCAGCAAGTTTGATTGGGAAGCAAGGCTCCACTATAAAATCTATTCAAGCTACTTCTGGTTGTATTATTCGAGTGCTTGGAGCAG AACACCTCCCACCTTTTGCTCTGGAGGATGATAACATTGTTGAGATACAAGGTGAGCCAGCAGGTGTGCACAAAGGAGTTGAACTGGTTGCTAGTCATCTTCGAAAGTTCTTAGTTGACCGCAGTATTATTGGAGTGCTTGAAAAGCAA ATGCAAATGCCAAGTGTTCAATCAAACCAGAACATGCCCCCACAACAACCTTGGGGCCCTCCACAAGGTTTTCTGAACAGTGCTGGTGGTGTAAATGGTTATGGGTCCAATCCCCAACATTTGCTGTCTCAACATCAATTTGACAATTATCATCCACATTCTGATATTCCTTCTTTTGATAAGCAGCCCCATCAAGGTCCTTCCTTATATGGAAAAGATATCTCTATAAGCCATTCATCAAATACTCAGCCACAGCCGGTGGTTGGAAAG GTGACACACCACATGCAAATTCCTCTATCATATGCTGATGCTGTGATTGGGGTATCTGGTGCAAAAATAAGTTACATACGTCGTGCCAGTGGGGCTGCTATTGCAGTACAGGAAACAAGGGATGTGCCCGGTGAGATGACTGTTGAAATTAGTGGATCTGCTTCGCAAATGCAAACAGCTCAACAGTTAATACAG AACTGCATAGCTGAAGCTAAAAGTAACTTGCAGAACCGAATAGGAGAATCAATGGGTCAGGGATTTAATGCTTATCCAGCTTTCTCAGCCAGTGGATCAGTCAGTCAAGAGTACACTCCTTATGCAGCAGAAGATCCTATGTACGCATCTGAACTTGCTCCACATGTAAGCCATCCACCAATTGAAGACTATGCTTCAGTGTTTGGCACTAATTTTGGTTATTGA
- the LOC110610615 gene encoding flowering locus K homology domain isoform X2 codes for MGLLGSWKEQFSSNLKPQINDESGIKLEEPKIKIAGVMVSAKEEPNVPISPAMDGLLRVHKQIFGSDDAASPATLGIKARLLVPGAQAASLIGKQGSTIKSIQATSGCIIRVLGAEHLPPFALEDDNIVEIQGEPAGVHKGVELVASHLRKFLVDRSIIGVLEKQMQMPSVQSNQNMPPQQPWGPPQGFLNSAGGVNGYGSNPQHLLSQHQFDNYHPHSDIPSFDKQPHQGPSLYGKDISISHSSNTQPQPVVGKVTHHMQIPLSYADAVIGVSGAKISYIRRASGAAIAVQETRDVPGEMTVEISGSASQMQTAQQLIQNCIAEAKSNLQNRIGESMGQGFNAYPAFSASGSVSQEYTPYAAEDPMYASELAPHVSHPPIEDYASVFGTNFGY; via the exons ATGGGCCTCCTGGGTTCTTGGAAAGAGCA GTTCTCCTCAAATCTAAAGCCACAAATCAATGATGAAAGTGGCATCAAACTAGAAGAACCAAAGATCAAGATTGCAGGG GTCATGGTTTCCGCTAAAGAAGAGCCCAATGTTCCTATCTCTCCAGCTATGGATGGTTTGCTGAGGGTTCATAAGCAAATTTTTGGTTCAGATGATGCTGCTAGTCCTGCTACTTTAGGAATCAAAGCCAGACTACTAGTGCCTGGTGCTCAAGCAGCAAGTTTGATTGGGAAGCAAGGCTCCACTATAAAATCTATTCAAGCTACTTCTGGTTGTATTATTCGAGTGCTTGGAGCAG AACACCTCCCACCTTTTGCTCTGGAGGATGATAACATTGTTGAGATACAAGGTGAGCCAGCAGGTGTGCACAAAGGAGTTGAACTGGTTGCTAGTCATCTTCGAAAGTTCTTAGTTGACCGCAGTATTATTGGAGTGCTTGAAAAGCAA ATGCAAATGCCAAGTGTTCAATCAAACCAGAACATGCCCCCACAACAACCTTGGGGCCCTCCACAAGGTTTTCTGAACAGTGCTGGTGGTGTAAATGGTTATGGGTCCAATCCCCAACATTTGCTGTCTCAACATCAATTTGACAATTATCATCCACATTCTGATATTCCTTCTTTTGATAAGCAGCCCCATCAAGGTCCTTCCTTATATGGAAAAGATATCTCTATAAGCCATTCATCAAATACTCAGCCACAGCCGGTGGTTGGAAAG GTGACACACCACATGCAAATTCCTCTATCATATGCTGATGCTGTGATTGGGGTATCTGGTGCAAAAATAAGTTACATACGTCGTGCCAGTGGGGCTGCTATTGCAGTACAGGAAACAAGGGATGTGCCCGGTGAGATGACTGTTGAAATTAGTGGATCTGCTTCGCAAATGCAAACAGCTCAACAGTTAATACAG AACTGCATAGCTGAAGCTAAAAGTAACTTGCAGAACCGAATAGGAGAATCAATGGGTCAGGGATTTAATGCTTATCCAGCTTTCTCAGCCAGTGGATCAGTCAGTCAAGAGTACACTCCTTATGCAGCAGAAGATCCTATGTACGCATCTGAACTTGCTCCACATGTAAGCCATCCACCAATTGAAGACTATGCTTCAGTGTTTGGCACTAATTTTGGTTATTGA
- the LOC110620368 gene encoding calmodulin calcium-dependent NAD kinase isoform X1 produces the protein MKFQPPDDGGRHVDDNSKPTFTQIFLASTIGLIIAAAMHYRFRQTRYRKIIPRLKLKGDGRGEKLESFPHYVARQMGFADRRECPHLCKLAAEYICKSESCEEEIYAFFSDEIEADSLFVKLLEELERCILSYFAFHWSHADLLMHQVLTADAEPKKKFKNIIMAATREQRFERVTKNLKVARVFNTLVEEMKAMGLASNDDSQCTEVMAPVAHSDRSPVLLFMGGGMGAGKSTVLKDILKEPFWAGASGNAVIIEADAFKESDVIYRALSSRGHADMIQTAELVHQSSTDAASSLLVTALNEGRDVIMDGTLSWIPFVVQTITMARNVHRKRYRMGAGYKVNDDGTVTENYWELIEEEDQQDGTKKRKPYRIELVGVVCDAYLAVVRGIRRAIMCRRAVRVRSQLKSHKRFANAFLTYCQLVDTARLYSTNALEGAPKLIGWKERDKTLLVDPDEIDCLNRVGRLNEEADSIYQLYKPPNPNMARGSIWKDIVLSPSRLNIQKELKYCIQKVEGSKS, from the exons ATGAAATTTCAGCCACCAGATGATGGCGGCCGGCATGTCG ATGATAATAGCAAACCAACCTTCACTCAGATCTTTTTAGCCTCCACAATCGGCTTAATCATTGCGGCAGCAATGCATTATCGTTTTCGACAGACAAGGTATCGAAAGATCATCCCACGTTTAAAACTGAAGGGAGACGGCCGAGGAGAGAAGCTTGAAAGCTTCCCTCATTATGTAG CTAGGCAAATGGGATTTGCAGATAGGAGAGAATGTCCGCATCTCTGCAAGTTAGCTGCAGAATACATTTGCAAGAGTGAAAGCTGTGAGGAAGAAATTTATGCATTTTTTTCAGATGAAATTGAAGCAGATTCGCTCTTTGTAAAGCTTCTTGAGGAGCTTGAGAGATGCATTCTTAGTTATTTTGCATTCCACTGGAGCCATGCTGATCTTCTTATGCATCAG GTACTGACTGCTGATGCTGAACCCAAAAAGAAGTTTAAGAACATTATCATGGCAGCGACAAG GGAACAGAGATTCGAGAGGGTGACAAAAAACCTCAAGGTAGCTAGGGTGTTCAATACATTGGTAGAGGAAATGAAAGCAATGGGACTAGCTTCAAATGATGATTCGCAATGTACAGAGGTTATGGCTCCAGTGGCACACTCTGATAGAAGTCCAGTCCTCCTCTTCATGGGCGGTGGAATGGGTGCCGGGAAGAGCACTGTGCTTAAGGACATCCTCAAAGA ACCATTCTGGGCAGGAGCATCAGGAAATGCAGTGATTATTGAGGCAGATGCCTTCAAAGAATCAGATGTCATCTACAGAGCACTTAGCTCCAGAGGACATGCTGACATGATTCAAACTGCTGAATTG GTGCACCAATCATCAACAGATGCAGCATCTTCTCTCTTGGTGACAGCCCTGAATGAAGGGCGAGATGTGATCATGGATGGCACACTTTCTTGGATACCATTTGTTGTGCAGACAATAACAATGGCAAGAAATGTTCACCGCAAACGTTATCGCATGGGAGCTGGTTACAAAGTAAACGATGATGGAACTGTAACTGAGAACTACTGGGAGCTGATTGAAGAAGAAGACCAACAAGACGGAACCAAAAAGAGAAAACCATATAGAATAGAATTGGTCGGAGTTGTTTGTGATGCTTATTTAGCTGTCGTCAGAGGCATAAG GAGAGCCATAATGTGCAGAAGAGCTGTAAGGGTGAGGTCGCAATTGAAATCCCACAAGAGATTTGCAAATGCGTTTCTAACCTACTGCCAGCTCGTCGATACTGCCAGACTGTATTCCACCAACGCTTTAGAAGGCGCACCTAAG TTGATAGGATGGAAGGAAAGAGACAAGACTCTGCTGGTTGATCCAGATGAAATAGACTGtctgaatagggtgggtagatTGAACGAGGAAGCAGACTCCATATATCAGCTTTACAAGCCACCTAACCCAAACATGGCGCGTGGTTCAATTTGGAAAGACATAGTATTATCACCATCAAGGTTAAACATTCAAAAGGAGTTGAAGTATTGCATTCAAAAAGTTGAAGGATCAAAATCATAA
- the LOC110620368 gene encoding calmodulin calcium-dependent NAD kinase isoform X2, protein MQSDDNSKPTFTQIFLASTIGLIIAAAMHYRFRQTRYRKIIPRLKLKGDGRGEKLESFPHYVARQMGFADRRECPHLCKLAAEYICKSESCEEEIYAFFSDEIEADSLFVKLLEELERCILSYFAFHWSHADLLMHQVLTADAEPKKKFKNIIMAATREQRFERVTKNLKVARVFNTLVEEMKAMGLASNDDSQCTEVMAPVAHSDRSPVLLFMGGGMGAGKSTVLKDILKEPFWAGASGNAVIIEADAFKESDVIYRALSSRGHADMIQTAELVHQSSTDAASSLLVTALNEGRDVIMDGTLSWIPFVVQTITMARNVHRKRYRMGAGYKVNDDGTVTENYWELIEEEDQQDGTKKRKPYRIELVGVVCDAYLAVVRGIRRAIMCRRAVRVRSQLKSHKRFANAFLTYCQLVDTARLYSTNALEGAPKLIGWKERDKTLLVDPDEIDCLNRVGRLNEEADSIYQLYKPPNPNMARGSIWKDIVLSPSRLNIQKELKYCIQKVEGSKS, encoded by the exons ATGCAGAGTG ATGATAATAGCAAACCAACCTTCACTCAGATCTTTTTAGCCTCCACAATCGGCTTAATCATTGCGGCAGCAATGCATTATCGTTTTCGACAGACAAGGTATCGAAAGATCATCCCACGTTTAAAACTGAAGGGAGACGGCCGAGGAGAGAAGCTTGAAAGCTTCCCTCATTATGTAG CTAGGCAAATGGGATTTGCAGATAGGAGAGAATGTCCGCATCTCTGCAAGTTAGCTGCAGAATACATTTGCAAGAGTGAAAGCTGTGAGGAAGAAATTTATGCATTTTTTTCAGATGAAATTGAAGCAGATTCGCTCTTTGTAAAGCTTCTTGAGGAGCTTGAGAGATGCATTCTTAGTTATTTTGCATTCCACTGGAGCCATGCTGATCTTCTTATGCATCAG GTACTGACTGCTGATGCTGAACCCAAAAAGAAGTTTAAGAACATTATCATGGCAGCGACAAG GGAACAGAGATTCGAGAGGGTGACAAAAAACCTCAAGGTAGCTAGGGTGTTCAATACATTGGTAGAGGAAATGAAAGCAATGGGACTAGCTTCAAATGATGATTCGCAATGTACAGAGGTTATGGCTCCAGTGGCACACTCTGATAGAAGTCCAGTCCTCCTCTTCATGGGCGGTGGAATGGGTGCCGGGAAGAGCACTGTGCTTAAGGACATCCTCAAAGA ACCATTCTGGGCAGGAGCATCAGGAAATGCAGTGATTATTGAGGCAGATGCCTTCAAAGAATCAGATGTCATCTACAGAGCACTTAGCTCCAGAGGACATGCTGACATGATTCAAACTGCTGAATTG GTGCACCAATCATCAACAGATGCAGCATCTTCTCTCTTGGTGACAGCCCTGAATGAAGGGCGAGATGTGATCATGGATGGCACACTTTCTTGGATACCATTTGTTGTGCAGACAATAACAATGGCAAGAAATGTTCACCGCAAACGTTATCGCATGGGAGCTGGTTACAAAGTAAACGATGATGGAACTGTAACTGAGAACTACTGGGAGCTGATTGAAGAAGAAGACCAACAAGACGGAACCAAAAAGAGAAAACCATATAGAATAGAATTGGTCGGAGTTGTTTGTGATGCTTATTTAGCTGTCGTCAGAGGCATAAG GAGAGCCATAATGTGCAGAAGAGCTGTAAGGGTGAGGTCGCAATTGAAATCCCACAAGAGATTTGCAAATGCGTTTCTAACCTACTGCCAGCTCGTCGATACTGCCAGACTGTATTCCACCAACGCTTTAGAAGGCGCACCTAAG TTGATAGGATGGAAGGAAAGAGACAAGACTCTGCTGGTTGATCCAGATGAAATAGACTGtctgaatagggtgggtagatTGAACGAGGAAGCAGACTCCATATATCAGCTTTACAAGCCACCTAACCCAAACATGGCGCGTGGTTCAATTTGGAAAGACATAGTATTATCACCATCAAGGTTAAACATTCAAAAGGAGTTGAAGTATTGCATTCAAAAAGTTGAAGGATCAAAATCATAA
- the LOC110610615 gene encoding flowering locus K homology domain isoform X1: protein MAEEDLQKLDGGEAPEDLQLKHEDVDVPEKLQPTQIQESAHDEGNRWPGWPGENVFRVLIPLHKVGSFIGRKGESIKKIIEETKARIKVLDGPPGFLERAVMVSAKEEPNVPISPAMDGLLRVHKQIFGSDDAASPATLGIKARLLVPGAQAASLIGKQGSTIKSIQATSGCIIRVLGAEHLPPFALEDDNIVEIQGEPAGVHKGVELVASHLRKFLVDRSIIGVLEKQMQMPSVQSNQNMPPQQPWGPPQGFLNSAGGVNGYGSNPQHLLSQHQFDNYHPHSDIPSFDKQPHQGPSLYGKDISISHSSNTQPQPVVGKVTHHMQIPLSYADAVIGVSGAKISYIRRASGAAIAVQETRDVPGEMTVEISGSASQMQTAQQLIQNCIAEAKSNLQNRIGESMGQGFNAYPAFSASGSVSQEYTPYAAEDPMYASELAPHVSHPPIEDYASVFGTNFGY from the exons ATGGCGGAAGAAGATTTACAGAAACTTGATGGTGGGGAGGCACCAGAGGACTTGCAGTTGAAACACGAGGATGTTGATGTTCCTGAAAAATTACAGCCTACACAAATACAAGAATCTGCCCATGATGAGGGAAATAGGTGGCCTGGATGGCCTGGAGAGAATGTTTTCAGGGTGTTGATTCCTCTGCACAAGGTTGGCAGTTTCATTGGCCGAAAGGGAGAGtccattaagaaaataattgagGAGACAAAGGCCCGGATTAAAGTTCTGGATGGGCCTCCTGGGTTCTTGGAAAGAGCA GTCATGGTTTCCGCTAAAGAAGAGCCCAATGTTCCTATCTCTCCAGCTATGGATGGTTTGCTGAGGGTTCATAAGCAAATTTTTGGTTCAGATGATGCTGCTAGTCCTGCTACTTTAGGAATCAAAGCCAGACTACTAGTGCCTGGTGCTCAAGCAGCAAGTTTGATTGGGAAGCAAGGCTCCACTATAAAATCTATTCAAGCTACTTCTGGTTGTATTATTCGAGTGCTTGGAGCAG AACACCTCCCACCTTTTGCTCTGGAGGATGATAACATTGTTGAGATACAAGGTGAGCCAGCAGGTGTGCACAAAGGAGTTGAACTGGTTGCTAGTCATCTTCGAAAGTTCTTAGTTGACCGCAGTATTATTGGAGTGCTTGAAAAGCAA ATGCAAATGCCAAGTGTTCAATCAAACCAGAACATGCCCCCACAACAACCTTGGGGCCCTCCACAAGGTTTTCTGAACAGTGCTGGTGGTGTAAATGGTTATGGGTCCAATCCCCAACATTTGCTGTCTCAACATCAATTTGACAATTATCATCCACATTCTGATATTCCTTCTTTTGATAAGCAGCCCCATCAAGGTCCTTCCTTATATGGAAAAGATATCTCTATAAGCCATTCATCAAATACTCAGCCACAGCCGGTGGTTGGAAAG GTGACACACCACATGCAAATTCCTCTATCATATGCTGATGCTGTGATTGGGGTATCTGGTGCAAAAATAAGTTACATACGTCGTGCCAGTGGGGCTGCTATTGCAGTACAGGAAACAAGGGATGTGCCCGGTGAGATGACTGTTGAAATTAGTGGATCTGCTTCGCAAATGCAAACAGCTCAACAGTTAATACAG AACTGCATAGCTGAAGCTAAAAGTAACTTGCAGAACCGAATAGGAGAATCAATGGGTCAGGGATTTAATGCTTATCCAGCTTTCTCAGCCAGTGGATCAGTCAGTCAAGAGTACACTCCTTATGCAGCAGAAGATCCTATGTACGCATCTGAACTTGCTCCACATGTAAGCCATCCACCAATTGAAGACTATGCTTCAGTGTTTGGCACTAATTTTGGTTATTGA